A window from Erythrobacter sp. YJ-T3-07 encodes these proteins:
- a CDS encoding PaaI family thioesterase translates to MEKEAPHRDPSNVFDPEKAAPFLFAGGHPGWLGLTYLGHGEDWTEIRLPWREELMGDDVRRVIASGPIFSMLDMGGGIAIWTRARRFVPIATLDMRVDYQRPAGERADVIARCECYRTTRSAAFVRGIAHDGNPDDPVATMAAVYMTIGDFNPAGAKND, encoded by the coding sequence ATGGAGAAAGAGGCCCCACATCGCGATCCGTCGAACGTGTTCGACCCGGAAAAAGCTGCGCCCTTCCTGTTTGCGGGCGGACACCCGGGCTGGCTGGGACTGACCTATCTCGGCCACGGAGAGGACTGGACCGAAATCAGGCTGCCCTGGCGCGAAGAGCTGATGGGCGACGATGTGCGGCGTGTGATAGCCTCAGGCCCAATCTTTTCGATGCTCGACATGGGTGGCGGCATCGCGATCTGGACCCGCGCGCGCCGCTTCGTGCCGATCGCCACGCTGGACATGCGGGTCGACTACCAGCGCCCGGCGGGCGAGCGGGCGGATGTGATTGCGCGGTGCGAATGCTACCGCACCACGCGCTCCGCAGCCTTCGTGCGCGGAATCGCGCATGACGGTAATCCAGACGATCCTGTAGCGACGATGGCGGCGGTCTACATGACCATCGGCGATTTCAATCCGGCGGGGGCGAAGAATGACTGA
- a CDS encoding PaaI family thioesterase gives MTETAEPEIDLLSHYARSLGIEVSGFEDGVPVLCVSGIDAIEGRPGHFHGGATSGLMETAAYALLRLALHERGEHAQLKPINITVQFLAAAKKEPLFAKARITKLGRRSANVTVEAWQEERDRPRASAVMNVMIARSEPDAD, from the coding sequence ATGACTGAGACTGCCGAACCCGAGATCGACCTTCTCTCGCACTACGCCCGCTCGCTCGGCATCGAAGTCTCCGGTTTCGAGGACGGCGTGCCGGTGCTGTGCGTTTCCGGAATCGACGCGATCGAAGGGCGTCCCGGCCACTTCCACGGCGGTGCGACCAGCGGGCTGATGGAAACCGCCGCCTACGCGCTGCTGCGGCTGGCGCTGCACGAGCGCGGCGAGCATGCCCAGCTCAAGCCGATCAACATCACCGTGCAGTTCCTCGCCGCAGCGAAGAAGGAACCGCTGTTTGCCAAGGCGCGGATCACGAAGCTCGGCCGCCGCAGCGCGAACGTGACCGTCGAGGCATGGCAGGAAGAGCGCGACCGCCCGCGCGCAAGCGCGGTGATGAACGTGATGATCGCCCGGAGCGAACCCGACGCCGACTGA
- a CDS encoding transglycosylase domain-containing protein: MASPRGTWRDDEEDEAGPVGHTGYYSLSESMIDDPWEEDDPDFVDERPRGTGMWPALWDRGIDILTAHSTRFWAIRGAAAFLFLLILIVIWLAITAPLSKSLEPIAPPQITLLAADGTPIARNGAVYDEPVEVDRLPDHVVNAFLATEDRRFYDHWGVDPRGLARATINNWTGGPTQGGSTITQQLAKFTFLTPEQSLSRKAREMLIAFWLETWLTKDEILERYLSNAYFGDNTYGLRAASLHYFYRQPEKLKPNQAAMLAGLLKAPSAYAPSQHYQRAVERMAAVKVSLVSAGYLTQEEADAMRPPPLDMRLTNDLPTGTYFADWALPEARDRASPGYAQQSLTTTLDARLQNIARDVIAGAGLGNAQAALVAMRPNGEVVAMIGGTDYSQSAFNRATMATRQPGSTFKTFVYLAALQEGYKPDDPIGNRPFTQGSYRPENYDDRYSDFLTLEQAFAKSSNVATVRLFNEVGSDRVIGLARDLGINSPIARGDPSVALGTAGMSLMELTAAYAGIAGNSYPVRPTAFVREPVGLWDRIFNAPRSMSASTHREIEQLLRTAINSGTGRAAQLPGPNFGKTGTTQNNRDALFVGYAGDLVVGVWIGNDDNTPLKGISGGGLPARIWKAFMRRAQGSGDAAPARRRSPNAPVQPLDVPDASDIPASIAEDGAEITTDESGITSREAPPIDAPTDAPRPAPEIAPLREEEAAPAN; this comes from the coding sequence ATGGCATCACCGCGAGGGACATGGCGCGACGACGAGGAGGATGAGGCCGGGCCTGTCGGGCACACCGGCTATTACTCCCTGTCCGAAAGCATGATCGACGATCCGTGGGAGGAAGACGACCCGGATTTCGTCGACGAGCGCCCGCGCGGAACTGGCATGTGGCCCGCGCTGTGGGATCGCGGGATCGATATCCTCACCGCACACAGCACGCGGTTCTGGGCGATCCGGGGTGCGGCGGCGTTTCTGTTCCTGCTGATCCTTATCGTCATCTGGCTGGCGATCACGGCCCCGCTGTCCAAGTCTCTCGAACCGATCGCCCCGCCGCAGATCACGTTGCTGGCGGCGGACGGCACCCCGATCGCGCGCAACGGCGCTGTGTATGACGAGCCGGTCGAGGTCGACCGCCTGCCCGATCACGTGGTGAACGCCTTTCTCGCGACCGAGGATCGCCGGTTCTACGATCACTGGGGCGTCGATCCGCGCGGCCTTGCACGCGCGACGATCAACAACTGGACCGGCGGGCCGACGCAAGGGGGGAGCACGATCACGCAGCAGCTGGCCAAGTTCACCTTCCTGACGCCTGAGCAATCGCTGAGCCGCAAGGCGCGCGAGATGCTGATCGCGTTCTGGCTGGAGACCTGGCTGACCAAGGACGAGATCCTCGAGCGCTATCTCTCCAACGCCTATTTTGGCGACAACACCTACGGCCTGCGCGCGGCGAGCCTGCACTATTTCTACCGCCAGCCGGAGAAGCTGAAGCCCAATCAGGCGGCGATGCTGGCCGGGCTGCTCAAGGCACCATCGGCCTACGCGCCCTCGCAGCATTACCAGCGCGCGGTTGAACGGATGGCGGCGGTCAAGGTGAGCCTGGTCTCTGCAGGCTATCTCACGCAGGAAGAAGCCGACGCGATGCGCCCGCCGCCGCTCGACATGCGGCTGACCAACGACCTGCCCACGGGCACCTATTTTGCCGACTGGGCGCTCCCTGAGGCGCGCGATCGTGCATCGCCGGGCTATGCGCAGCAATCGCTCACCACCACGCTCGACGCGCGGCTCCAGAACATTGCGCGCGATGTGATCGCCGGAGCGGGGCTGGGCAATGCGCAGGCCGCGCTGGTGGCGATGCGTCCGAATGGGGAGGTGGTCGCGATGATCGGCGGGACCGATTATTCGCAAAGCGCCTTCAACCGCGCGACCATGGCCACGCGCCAGCCGGGATCGACCTTCAAGACCTTCGTCTATCTCGCCGCGCTGCAGGAGGGCTACAAGCCGGACGACCCGATCGGCAACCGGCCCTTCACGCAAGGAAGCTATCGCCCGGAAAACTACGACGATCGCTATTCCGACTTCCTGACGCTGGAGCAGGCCTTCGCCAAATCGAGCAATGTCGCCACCGTCCGCCTGTTCAACGAGGTTGGCAGCGATCGGGTGATCGGCCTTGCCCGCGACCTCGGCATCAACAGCCCGATCGCGCGCGGCGACCCCAGCGTGGCGCTGGGCACCGCAGGCATGTCTCTGATGGAGCTGACCGCCGCCTATGCGGGAATCGCGGGCAATTCCTACCCCGTCCGCCCGACGGCGTTCGTGCGTGAACCGGTCGGCCTGTGGGACCGGATATTCAACGCACCGCGCAGCATGTCAGCCTCCACCCACCGCGAGATCGAGCAGTTGCTGCGTACCGCGATCAACAGCGGGACGGGGCGCGCGGCGCAGTTGCCGGGGCCCAACTTCGGAAAGACCGGCACCACCCAGAACAACCGCGATGCGCTGTTCGTGGGCTATGCGGGCGATCTGGTGGTGGGCGTGTGGATCGGCAACGACGATAACACGCCGCTCAAGGGTATCAGCGGCGGGGGGCTGCCGGCGCGCATCTGGAAGGCGTTCATGCGCAGGGCGCAGGGCAGCGGCGATGCCGCACCCGCGCGTCGGCGCAGCCCCAACGCCCCGGTCCAGCCGCTCGACGTGCCCGATGCGAGTGACATTCCGGCATCGATCGCGGAAGACGGCGCGGAGATCACCACCGACGAAAGCGGAATCACCAGTCGCGAGGCACCGCCGATCGACGCGCCTACCGATGCGCCGCGGCCTGCGCCAGAGATTGCGCCTTTGCGTGAAGAGGAAGCGGCACCGGCGAACTGA
- the cobS gene encoding cobaltochelatase subunit CobS — MSDDKTFNPTESTILAATDTTVDVRETFGIDIDWQVPAFSKADDRVPDLDETYVFDPDTTMAILAGFAFNRRVMVQGYHGTGKSTHIEQVAARLNWPCVRINLDAHISRIDLVGRDAIVLRDGLQVTEFREGLLPWALQHPVALVFDEYDAGRPDVMFVIQRVLEAEGKLTLLDQNRVIRPNPGFRLFATANTVGLGDTSGLYHGTQQINQGQMDRWNVVVGLNYLPAETEQTIVSAKVPEMEKKTIADMVKVADLSRQGFMNGDISTVMSPRTVITWAQNTAIFKDIGFAFRVSFLNKCDEAERMLVAEYYQRVFGTDLPESVVAQ; from the coding sequence ATGAGCGACGACAAGACCTTCAATCCGACCGAAAGCACCATCCTCGCCGCGACCGACACCACGGTCGACGTGCGCGAGACCTTCGGGATCGACATTGACTGGCAGGTGCCTGCCTTCAGCAAGGCGGACGACCGCGTGCCCGATCTGGACGAGACCTATGTCTTCGATCCGGACACGACGATGGCGATCCTCGCAGGCTTCGCGTTCAACCGCCGCGTGATGGTGCAGGGCTATCACGGCACCGGCAAATCGACCCACATCGAACAGGTCGCAGCGCGGCTGAACTGGCCATGCGTGCGCATCAACCTCGATGCGCATATCAGCCGTATCGACCTAGTCGGACGCGACGCGATCGTGCTGCGCGATGGCCTGCAGGTGACCGAATTCCGCGAAGGTCTGCTGCCCTGGGCGCTGCAGCACCCGGTCGCGCTGGTGTTCGACGAATACGACGCGGGCCGGCCCGACGTGATGTTCGTGATCCAGCGCGTGCTGGAGGCGGAGGGCAAGCTGACCCTGCTCGACCAGAACCGCGTGATCCGCCCGAACCCGGGTTTCCGTCTGTTCGCGACCGCGAATACGGTCGGTCTTGGCGATACCAGCGGGCTGTATCACGGCACGCAGCAGATCAACCAGGGCCAGATGGACCGCTGGAACGTAGTCGTCGGGCTGAACTATCTGCCCGCCGAGACCGAGCAGACGATCGTTTCCGCCAAGGTGCCGGAGATGGAGAAGAAAACCATCGCCGACATGGTCAAGGTCGCGGATCTCAGCCGTCAGGGCTTCATGAACGGCGATATCTCCACTGTGATGAGCCCGCGCACGGTCATCACCTGGGCGCAGAACACCGCGATCTTCAAGGATATCGGATTCGCCTTCCGGGTCAGCTTCCTCAACAAGTGCGACGAAGCTGAGCGGATGCTGGTGGCGGAATACTACCAGCGCGTGTTCGGCACGGACCTGCCCGAAAGCGTCGTCGCGCAATAG
- a CDS encoding oxygenase MpaB family protein, with amino-acid sequence MPGPRPDPLDPLRNAIVQQVRAAFNQGKVPETRDPPSDDALFAKDSPIRMVHADVMGMMIGGIRGLFLQMLHPAALQGVLDYSNFREDAQGRFHRTAQFISVTTFGHRDRAHEAIARVNQIHCKITGTLPDGTPYSAGDPRTLAWVHIAEASSFLQGYLRHARPDMPRAEQDEYYAQMAVIGRALHADPVPTSVAEADAIMREFRQELTTSKEAREIAQFVLAIRPQGFPAALQQAIAAEAVMLLPPFARSMLGLHRPGLTALPARATTRALGRTLRWAMRQ; translated from the coding sequence ATGCCCGGCCCTCGCCCCGATCCGCTCGACCCGCTTCGCAATGCGATTGTCCAGCAGGTGCGCGCGGCGTTCAACCAGGGCAAGGTGCCCGAAACCCGTGATCCGCCATCGGACGATGCGCTGTTCGCGAAGGATTCGCCGATCCGGATGGTCCACGCGGACGTGATGGGGATGATGATCGGCGGCATTCGCGGGCTGTTCCTGCAGATGCTGCACCCCGCCGCTTTGCAGGGCGTGCTCGACTATTCGAACTTCCGCGAGGATGCGCAGGGGCGATTCCACCGCACCGCGCAGTTCATCTCCGTGACCACCTTCGGCCATCGCGACCGCGCGCACGAGGCGATTGCCCGGGTCAACCAGATCCATTGCAAGATCACCGGCACGCTGCCCGACGGCACGCCCTATTCCGCAGGCGACCCGCGCACGCTGGCCTGGGTCCACATCGCAGAAGCCTCCAGCTTCCTGCAAGGATACCTGCGACACGCCCGGCCCGACATGCCGCGTGCCGAGCAGGACGAATACTACGCGCAGATGGCGGTTATCGGTCGCGCGCTCCACGCCGATCCGGTGCCAACCAGTGTGGCCGAGGCAGACGCGATCATGCGCGAGTTCCGGCAGGAACTGACCACCTCGAAGGAAGCACGCGAGATCGCGCAGTTCGTCCTCGCGATCCGCCCGCAGGGCTTTCCGGCGGCGTTGCAGCAGGCGATTGCGGCTGAGGCGGTAATGCTGCTGCCGCCCTTCGCGCGTTCGATGCTGGGGCTGCACCGCCCCGGCCTCACCGCCCTGCCCGCTCGTGCGACCACCCGCGCACTGGGCCGAACCCTGCGCTGGGCGATGCGGCAGTAG
- a CDS encoding helix-turn-helix domain-containing protein produces the protein MHGRWYDDACGTAFALELLGERWSLLVVRELMLGPRRFSDLRASLPGVSAKVLTERLATLAEAGVLTRYKLPPPAASQVYELTEWGYSAETIIQELGRWAATSPLHDPTLPLSAVSFMISLRTMIDRKRAGQWAATFGFRIGEESFVARLADGELPIERGAPDGADSVFIADQAPQLAAVFYGKQPADAVGATVQGDAKAAERFVDLFHLPR, from the coding sequence ATGCACGGTCGCTGGTACGATGATGCCTGCGGGACCGCGTTTGCGCTGGAACTGCTGGGGGAGCGATGGTCGCTGCTGGTCGTGCGTGAACTGATGCTCGGCCCACGCCGCTTTTCGGATCTCCGGGCGAGCCTGCCGGGCGTCAGCGCGAAGGTGCTGACCGAGCGGCTGGCCACGCTGGCCGAGGCAGGGGTGCTGACGCGTTACAAGCTGCCGCCGCCTGCCGCTTCGCAGGTCTACGAGCTGACCGAGTGGGGCTATTCCGCGGAGACGATCATTCAGGAACTCGGCCGGTGGGCCGCAACCTCACCCTTGCACGATCCCACGCTGCCGCTGTCCGCCGTGTCCTTCATGATCTCACTAAGGACGATGATCGATCGGAAGAGAGCGGGGCAGTGGGCCGCGACCTTCGGTTTCAGGATTGGCGAAGAAAGCTTCGTCGCACGGCTCGCCGACGGCGAACTCCCAATAGAGCGTGGCGCACCCGACGGCGCGGATAGCGTGTTCATCGCCGACCAGGCGCCGCAGCTGGCAGCCGTGTTCTACGGCAAGCAGCCCGCAGACGCGGTCGGCGCGACGGTCCAGGGGGATGCAAAGGCGGCGGAGCGCTTCGTCGACCTGTTCCACCTGCCCCGCTGA
- a CDS encoding VOC family protein, with product MSKKIFVNLPVTDVARSSAFYAALGFEQNMQFSNEQAACMVWSDAILVMLLDHAFYATFTSKTIIDAKTTSGALLCLTFDEKADVDAIHAAARDAAGAEPRPIEDQGFMYGGAFEDPDGHTWETVWMDPAAAADGPPAEAAVDA from the coding sequence GTGAGCAAGAAGATCTTCGTGAACCTGCCCGTTACCGACGTGGCGCGGTCGAGCGCGTTCTACGCCGCGCTTGGGTTCGAGCAGAACATGCAGTTCAGCAACGAACAGGCCGCCTGCATGGTGTGGAGCGATGCGATCCTGGTGATGCTGCTGGACCACGCATTCTACGCGACCTTCACCAGCAAGACGATCATCGACGCAAAAACCACCAGCGGCGCACTGCTGTGCCTGACCTTCGACGAGAAGGCCGATGTCGATGCGATCCATGCGGCAGCGCGCGACGCCGCGGGGGCGGAACCCCGCCCGATCGAAGATCAGGGCTTCATGTACGGTGGCGCCTTCGAGGATCCGGATGGACATACCTGGGAAACGGTCTGGATGGACCCTGCCGCAGCCGCCGACGGTCCGCCCGCCGAAGCCGCTGTCGACGCCTGA
- a CDS encoding glutathione S-transferase family protein, with product MSMMNPNAGIEITGYQWVPPFARGFVRDLRPRWACEEAGIPYRERLADVTDKPDWLLEVQPWGQVPIMRDGDIVLFESGATLLHLGEKSEALLPRDSQQRADAISWLLGAFNSVEPWLFEWTNVTAFARDEEWAKLRRPSLEEFIAKRVAPLEKRLGGQDWLSDTFTIADIAMVTVLRAIGGSQLLADHPATQAYVARGEARPAFQRAMSDQLAAFDRHGPPASQGE from the coding sequence ATGTCGATGATGAACCCCAACGCCGGGATCGAGATAACGGGCTATCAGTGGGTGCCACCGTTCGCGCGCGGTTTCGTACGCGACCTGCGCCCACGCTGGGCTTGCGAGGAAGCGGGTATTCCCTATCGCGAGCGGCTTGCCGATGTGACCGACAAGCCGGACTGGCTGCTCGAGGTGCAACCCTGGGGCCAGGTCCCGATCATGCGCGATGGCGATATCGTGCTGTTCGAAAGCGGGGCGACCCTGCTCCATCTCGGCGAGAAGAGCGAGGCCCTCCTCCCGCGCGACTCGCAACAGCGGGCGGACGCGATCTCGTGGCTGCTGGGTGCGTTCAACTCGGTCGAACCCTGGCTGTTCGAATGGACCAACGTCACCGCATTCGCGCGAGACGAGGAATGGGCCAAGCTTCGCCGCCCGAGCCTGGAGGAATTCATCGCCAAACGCGTCGCCCCGCTCGAAAAACGGCTTGGCGGGCAGGACTGGCTGAGCGACACCTTCACCATTGCCGATATCGCTATGGTGACCGTGCTGCGAGCCATCGGCGGCAGCCAACTGCTTGCCGACCATCCGGCAACGCAAGCCTATGTCGCCCGCGGGGAAGCCCGCCCCGCATTTCAACGGGCAATGTCCGACCAGCTTGCAGCCTTCGACCGTCATGGGCCGCCTGCATCGCAAGGAGAGTGA
- a CDS encoding DUF1428 domain-containing protein, with product MYVNGFIVPVPAGNKDAYLEVAEKFWPIARDYGCTGHVEAWEADVKDGEHTDFRRAVDLKGGEKVVFSWMTWPDKVTADAAHDRMMTDERMETIFGAPDGSDMPFDGKRMVIGGFEVMMHKEA from the coding sequence ATGTACGTCAATGGATTCATCGTCCCCGTGCCAGCCGGCAACAAGGACGCCTATCTCGAGGTGGCCGAGAAATTCTGGCCGATCGCACGCGACTACGGCTGCACCGGCCATGTCGAAGCGTGGGAGGCCGACGTCAAAGACGGCGAACACACCGATTTTCGCCGCGCGGTCGATCTCAAGGGAGGCGAAAAGGTCGTCTTCAGCTGGATGACCTGGCCCGACAAGGTGACCGCGGACGCCGCGCACGACAGGATGATGACGGACGAGCGGATGGAAACCATCTTCGGCGCACCGGACGGGAGCGATATGCCTTTCGACGGAAAACGCATGGTGATCGGCGGATTCGAGGTCATGATGCACAAGGAAGCCTGA